One Mycobacterium sp. SMC-4 DNA window includes the following coding sequences:
- a CDS encoding carotenoid oxygenase family protein, with the protein MPASVEPAVDLTRLPALRRYLGSLPAAERRSADAQLSRLGPDDVRSLGVSEPQPAEHDYRVQQIDGTIPADLRGTLYRNGPGRWEDHTGRPLRHLFDGDGLLSAFTIDDFQNGAGVGFRSRYVRTRHFRGRGTVSHMGTAAPGGWRSNIARVPPNLANTNVVKHAGHLYALWEGGPPYEVDPETLQTLGARRFGGELRWLGSYSAHPSICPSSGAMFNFGVELAPRPHLRIYRTDPTGRLRHLRSARLPYAAMVHDFAITERYLVFIVSPIIPDAMSVALGRAPIGDTLRYRPERGSVFLLVPRDGGEIRRIEGEAVLHFHLSNAYEDGDDVVVDAITYTDGRLLERIARFHTSSLADTPGQLSRFRITGAGRVSVQPLSDSPCEFPRHHPAREGRRYRYAFLNTRRTLGAFYDTVSKLDLDTQTELSYPAPEAGNSFCEPVFTPRPGATAEDDGWLLTVEYQASQQVSRLVILDAKDPSAGPLATAQLTHHIPQGFHGNFAPAS; encoded by the coding sequence GTGCCTGCGTCAGTCGAACCGGCGGTGGACCTGACGAGGTTGCCTGCTCTGCGCCGTTACCTCGGATCCCTGCCCGCCGCGGAGCGCAGGTCAGCCGATGCGCAGTTGTCCCGGCTGGGACCGGACGATGTGCGCAGTCTCGGTGTCAGTGAGCCGCAACCCGCCGAACACGACTACCGCGTGCAACAGATCGACGGGACGATCCCGGCCGACCTGCGCGGCACGCTCTACCGCAACGGCCCCGGGCGCTGGGAGGACCACACCGGTCGGCCGCTACGGCATCTGTTCGACGGTGACGGCCTGCTCTCGGCGTTCACGATCGACGACTTCCAGAACGGGGCCGGCGTGGGTTTCCGCAGCCGCTATGTGCGCACCCGGCATTTCCGTGGCCGCGGCACCGTCAGTCACATGGGAACCGCGGCGCCGGGTGGTTGGCGGTCCAACATCGCTCGGGTGCCACCGAACCTGGCCAACACCAACGTCGTCAAGCACGCCGGTCACCTCTACGCGCTGTGGGAGGGCGGCCCGCCCTACGAGGTCGACCCCGAAACCCTCCAGACCTTGGGCGCTCGTCGCTTCGGGGGTGAATTACGTTGGCTGGGTTCCTATTCGGCACATCCGAGTATCTGCCCCAGCAGCGGGGCGATGTTCAATTTCGGCGTCGAGTTGGCACCGCGCCCGCATCTGCGCATCTACCGCACCGACCCGACCGGACGGCTGCGGCACCTGCGCTCCGCCCGGCTGCCGTATGCGGCGATGGTCCACGATTTCGCGATCACGGAGCGGTATCTGGTGTTCATCGTCTCGCCGATCATCCCCGATGCGATGTCGGTGGCGTTGGGTCGCGCGCCCATCGGAGACACGTTGCGCTACCGCCCCGAGCGAGGCAGCGTCTTTCTGCTGGTGCCGCGCGACGGCGGCGAGATCCGACGGATCGAGGGTGAGGCGGTCCTGCACTTTCACCTGAGCAACGCCTACGAGGACGGCGACGACGTCGTCGTCGATGCGATCACCTACACCGACGGACGGCTACTCGAACGCATCGCCCGATTCCATACCAGCTCGCTGGCCGACACTCCCGGGCAGTTGTCCCGATTTCGGATCACCGGCGCGGGCCGGGTCAGCGTGCAGCCCCTCAGTGACAGTCCATGTGAGTTCCCGCGCCACCATCCGGCCCGGGAAGGCCGGCGCTACCGGTATGCATTCCTCAACACCCGCCGCACGCTCGGCGCGTTCTACGACACGGTCAGCAAGCTCGATCTGGACACGCAAACCGAGCTCAGCTACCCGGCTCCGGAGGCCGGCAACAGCTTCTGCGAACCGGTCTTCACCCCGCGACCCGGGGCCACCGCCGAGGACGACGGTTGGCTGCTCACCGTGGAATATCAGGCTTCGCAACAGGTTTCGCGACTGGTCATCCTCGACGCGAAGGACCCGTCAGCGGGACCGCTTGCGACCGCGCAGTTGACCCATCACATCCCGCAGGGCTTCCACGGGAACTTCGCACCGGCTTCTTGA
- the fadD4 gene encoding fatty-acid--CoA ligase FadD4, giving the protein MQIRDTAVATPDKPAIIMYPSGTVVTFGELEARANRLAHLFREAGLVEGDAVAILMENNEHMHAVMWAARRAGLYYVPINTHLTAAEAAYIIDNSSAKAIVGSAKLADTLAGLSAELPNGLPGLLVITSGTLDGWRSYPDCVADLPDTPIADEIEGDLLQYSSGTTGRPKGIKRELPHVPPSESPGMMAALVEFWMHPDAVYLSPSPLYHTAPSVWSMQTQAGGITTVVMEKFDAEGALDAIAKHKVTHGQFVPVMFTRMLKLPEDVRLSYDVSSLERVMHAAAPCPVEIKNQMIDWWGPIVDEYYASSEAHGSTLITAEEWLTHPGSVGRPLTGALHICDEEGNEVPVGQAGEIYFEGGYDFEYLNDPTKTQSSRHSSGWKTVGDIGYVDEEGYLYLTDRRHHMIISGGVNIYPQEAENLLVTHPKVMDAAVFGVPDDEMGQQVKGVVQTVDPADATPDFAEELIGWLRDRLAHYKCPRSIAFEAQLPRTDTGKLYKQELIKKYG; this is encoded by the coding sequence ATGCAGATCCGCGACACCGCCGTTGCCACGCCCGACAAGCCCGCCATCATCATGTATCCGTCCGGCACGGTCGTGACATTCGGCGAACTCGAAGCACGGGCGAACCGGTTGGCGCATCTGTTCCGCGAAGCCGGCCTGGTCGAGGGCGACGCCGTCGCGATCCTGATGGAAAACAACGAGCACATGCACGCGGTCATGTGGGCCGCCCGCCGCGCCGGCCTGTACTACGTGCCGATCAACACCCACCTGACCGCCGCCGAAGCTGCCTACATCATCGACAACAGCAGCGCCAAGGCCATCGTCGGCTCGGCCAAGCTCGCCGACACCCTCGCCGGGCTGTCCGCCGAGCTGCCCAACGGTCTACCCGGTCTGTTGGTGATCACTTCCGGCACTCTGGACGGCTGGCGCAGCTACCCCGACTGCGTCGCCGACCTGCCCGACACCCCGATCGCCGACGAGATCGAAGGCGACCTGCTGCAGTACTCGTCGGGCACCACCGGCCGGCCCAAGGGGATCAAACGCGAATTGCCGCATGTACCGCCGTCCGAGTCACCCGGCATGATGGCTGCGCTGGTGGAGTTCTGGATGCACCCCGATGCGGTCTATCTCAGTCCGTCCCCGCTGTATCACACCGCACCGTCGGTGTGGTCGATGCAGACCCAGGCCGGCGGCATCACCACGGTGGTCATGGAGAAGTTCGACGCCGAAGGCGCATTGGACGCGATCGCCAAACACAAAGTCACACACGGTCAATTCGTGCCGGTGATGTTCACCCGCATGCTCAAGCTGCCCGAGGACGTCCGGCTGTCCTACGATGTGTCCAGCCTCGAGCGCGTGATGCACGCCGCCGCGCCGTGTCCGGTCGAGATCAAGAATCAGATGATCGACTGGTGGGGACCGATCGTCGACGAGTACTACGCCTCCTCGGAGGCCCACGGCTCGACGCTGATCACCGCCGAGGAGTGGCTCACCCACCCGGGCTCGGTGGGCCGCCCGCTGACCGGTGCCCTGCACATCTGCGACGAAGAGGGCAATGAGGTGCCGGTCGGTCAGGCCGGCGAGATCTACTTCGAAGGCGGCTACGACTTCGAATACCTCAACGACCCGACCAAGACGCAGTCCTCGCGGCACTCCAGCGGCTGGAAGACCGTCGGCGACATCGGGTATGTCGACGAGGAGGGCTACCTGTACCTCACCGACCGCCGGCACCACATGATCATCTCCGGCGGGGTGAACATCTATCCCCAGGAAGCCGAGAACCTGCTGGTCACTCACCCCAAGGTGATGGATGCGGCGGTGTTCGGTGTGCCCGACGACGAGATGGGCCAGCAGGTCAAGGGCGTCGTGCAGACCGTGGACCCCGCCGACGCCACACCCGATTTCGCCGAGGAGCTCATCGGCTGGCTGCGTGACCGGCTTGCACACTACAAATGCCCCCGGTCGATCGCTTTCGAGGCGCAGCTGCCACGCACCGACACGGGCAAGCTCTACAAGCAGGAGCTGATAAAGAAGTACGGGTGA
- a CDS encoding enoyl-CoA hydratase/isomerase family protein, producing MKPFRVAEGALVPAETAEDATFTLTEQPTDDPRAVTVASVDAAATDIAARVAHWPQAAAVCDDVLRAFDPAAPAFAGLITESLAYSTLQSGTEFARWLADRGPAQVPVSVEPVLVHRVDDCLRITFNRPRRHNAFSTDARAALLEALEIARVDPSVCEVVLDGNGPSFCSGGDLAEFGTFADPASAHLARTRHSPALVLDEITGRLGRACRAVIHGQVQGSGLEMAAFCGWVQSHPDAVLGLPELVLGLIPGAGGTVSITRRIGRWRTAYLVLSGQSIDAATAVQWGLVDALLS from the coding sequence GTGAAACCCTTCCGAGTCGCCGAGGGTGCGCTGGTCCCGGCCGAGACCGCCGAGGACGCCACCTTCACGTTGACCGAGCAGCCCACCGACGACCCGCGCGCGGTGACCGTGGCGTCGGTGGATGCGGCGGCAACCGACATCGCGGCCCGGGTGGCGCACTGGCCACAGGCTGCTGCCGTCTGCGACGACGTGCTACGCGCCTTCGACCCGGCGGCTCCGGCCTTCGCCGGACTCATCACCGAGTCACTGGCCTATTCGACATTGCAGTCCGGCACTGAATTCGCGCGGTGGCTGGCCGATCGTGGTCCTGCGCAGGTGCCCGTGTCGGTGGAACCGGTGCTGGTGCACCGCGTCGACGACTGCCTGCGTATCACGTTCAACCGCCCGCGACGACACAACGCGTTCTCCACCGATGCCCGCGCCGCGCTGCTCGAAGCCCTTGAGATCGCGCGGGTGGATCCCTCGGTGTGTGAGGTCGTCCTCGACGGCAATGGTCCATCGTTTTGCAGTGGAGGCGATCTCGCCGAGTTCGGCACCTTCGCCGATCCGGCCAGCGCGCACCTGGCCCGCACCCGCCACAGCCCGGCCCTGGTGCTCGACGAGATCACCGGTCGGCTGGGCCGCGCCTGCCGTGCGGTGATCCACGGTCAGGTGCAGGGCAGCGGGCTGGAGATGGCGGCGTTCTGCGGCTGGGTGCAGAGTCACCCCGACGCGGTGCTCGGCCTGCCCGAGCTGGTCCTCGGCCTCATTCCGGGGGCGGGCGGCACGGTCAGCATCACCCGCCGGATCGGGCGCTGGCGCACCGCGTATCTGGTGCTTTCCGGGCAGTCGATCGACGCCGCCACCGCTGTGCAGTGGGGCCTCGTCGACGCCCTCCTCTCGTGA
- a CDS encoding SDR family oxidoreductase — MSESKIILITGASSGIGEATAERLAADGHHVVAGARRLDRLQELARRIERDGGSIDVHRLDVTDRADMTAFVDAAAAAHGRVDVIVNNAGVMPLSPLDALLVDEWDQMIDVNVRGLLHGIAATLPHFQRQGAGHVVTVASIGAHEVVPTGAVYCATKFAAWAITEGLRQEADPSIRVTTISPGVVESELAETITDPSAAAAMRDYRAAAISPDAIARAIAYALGEPDDVDVNEVIVRPARQR, encoded by the coding sequence ATGAGCGAATCGAAGATCATTCTCATCACCGGGGCCAGCAGCGGCATCGGAGAAGCCACCGCCGAACGCCTGGCCGCTGACGGACACCATGTGGTCGCGGGCGCACGTCGGCTCGACCGGCTCCAAGAGCTGGCCCGCCGGATCGAGCGCGACGGCGGCAGCATCGACGTCCACCGTCTGGACGTGACCGATCGAGCCGACATGACCGCGTTCGTCGACGCCGCGGCGGCGGCGCACGGCCGCGTCGACGTGATCGTCAACAACGCCGGCGTGATGCCGTTGTCGCCACTGGACGCACTGCTGGTCGACGAATGGGACCAGATGATCGACGTCAACGTCCGCGGCCTGCTGCACGGTATCGCGGCTACGCTGCCGCATTTCCAGCGTCAGGGCGCTGGACACGTCGTCACCGTCGCGTCGATCGGTGCGCACGAAGTGGTGCCCACCGGCGCGGTCTACTGCGCCACCAAGTTCGCGGCGTGGGCGATCACCGAGGGTCTGCGCCAGGAGGCCGATCCGTCGATCCGCGTCACCACGATCTCCCCCGGAGTCGTCGAAAGCGAACTGGCCGAGACGATCACAGACCCGTCAGCGGCCGCTGCCATGCGCGACTACCGCGCCGCGGCCATCTCGCCCGACGCCATCGCCCGGGCGATCGCCTACGCCCTCGGCGAGCCCGACGACGTCGACGTCAACGAGGTCATCGTCCGCCCGGCCCGACAACGCTGA
- a CDS encoding helix-turn-helix transcriptional regulator has protein sequence MAELGEYLKSRRAALRPADVGLSSSGVRRVPGLRREEVAMLAGVSVDYYGRLEQGRERTPSVQVLDALAATLRLDDDGRAHLFRLAGLAPRAANNHVSDRVDPALLRLMQAWPDNPALVYNRAYDILAVNPLARALFGDLGAVGNLMLMLFTEPRAREFYADWPTVAQDAVAGLRMAYSAAPDDPRTRAVLTELLNAGEGFRSLWERGDARRKSLATKTFRHPEVGTLTLGMQTFDVRSAPGQELIVYAAEPATPSADALTLLGSIAATGPQPERRNVTR, from the coding sequence ATGGCTGAACTGGGGGAGTACCTCAAGAGCAGGCGCGCGGCGCTACGGCCCGCTGATGTCGGACTGTCCAGCAGCGGAGTGCGTCGGGTTCCCGGTTTGCGCCGCGAGGAGGTGGCCATGCTGGCCGGGGTGAGCGTCGACTATTACGGGCGGTTGGAGCAGGGACGCGAGCGCACCCCGTCGGTTCAGGTGCTCGACGCGCTCGCCGCGACGCTGCGCCTCGACGACGACGGCCGCGCGCACCTGTTCCGGCTGGCCGGCCTGGCGCCGCGAGCGGCGAACAACCACGTGTCCGACCGCGTCGACCCGGCGTTGCTGCGGCTGATGCAGGCATGGCCGGACAACCCCGCGCTGGTCTACAACCGCGCCTACGACATCCTGGCTGTGAATCCGTTGGCGCGGGCGCTGTTCGGCGATCTCGGTGCCGTCGGCAACCTGATGCTGATGTTGTTCACCGAGCCGCGGGCCCGCGAGTTCTACGCTGACTGGCCGACGGTGGCCCAGGACGCGGTCGCCGGATTGCGGATGGCCTACAGCGCCGCACCGGACGATCCTCGCACCCGCGCCGTGCTGACCGAACTCCTCAACGCCGGCGAGGGCTTCCGCTCACTGTGGGAGCGCGGCGATGCCCGCCGTAAATCGCTGGCCACCAAGACGTTCCGGCATCCCGAGGTCGGTACCCTGACGCTGGGCATGCAGACCTTCGATGTGCGCTCCGCACCGGGGCAGGAGCTGATCGTCTATGCCGCCGAGCCCGCCACCCCGAGCGCAGATGCGCTCACACTGCTCGGCAGCATCGCTGCCACCGGGCCTCAGCCCGAGCGTCGTAACGTCACCCGGTAG
- a CDS encoding GntR family transcriptional regulator, protein MKPEPAYQVLRERLRDEITQGRYADGRRLPTESELVAQHRLSRQTVRRAFQDLVAEGVVYRIPGRGSYASEQARRYLRQLGSVEDLMSLSDDTTMEVIDGLRRRVDVDAASRLRLDDDIVHTLVLRRLHDGIPFGHTVIHLPPTVAGSLAECAELRTGAASTHTVISLLEPHLGTPIAEAAQSITVAFADSATAHAVDTTEGHPMLRVDRLYSDERGRAVELAVSHFLPEQYTYRVTLRRSG, encoded by the coding sequence ATGAAGCCCGAACCCGCATACCAGGTGCTGCGGGAACGGCTTCGCGACGAAATCACCCAGGGCCGCTACGCCGACGGTCGGCGACTGCCCACCGAGTCGGAACTCGTGGCCCAGCACCGACTTTCCCGTCAAACCGTCCGACGGGCCTTCCAGGACCTCGTCGCCGAGGGTGTCGTCTACCGCATCCCCGGCCGGGGCAGCTATGCCAGCGAGCAGGCGCGACGCTACCTACGTCAACTCGGGTCGGTCGAGGACCTGATGAGTCTGTCCGACGACACCACCATGGAGGTGATCGACGGGTTGCGCCGACGCGTCGACGTCGATGCCGCCAGCCGGCTACGGCTCGACGATGACATCGTCCACACCCTCGTGCTGCGCCGGCTGCACGACGGGATACCGTTCGGCCACACGGTTATCCATCTACCACCCACGGTGGCCGGTTCGCTGGCCGAGTGCGCCGAGCTGCGCACCGGGGCCGCGAGCACGCACACGGTGATCTCGCTGCTCGAACCCCATTTGGGCACTCCGATCGCCGAGGCGGCCCAGTCGATCACGGTGGCCTTCGCAGACTCCGCGACGGCGCACGCGGTCGACACCACCGAAGGCCACCCGATGCTGCGGGTGGACCGGCTGTACTCCGACGAGCGGGGCCGCGCGGTCGAGTTGGCGGTCAGCCATTTCCTGCCTGAGCAGTACACCTACCGGGTGACGTTACGACGCTCGGGCTGA
- a CDS encoding acyl-CoA dehydrogenase family protein encodes MLVATVRTFIDRDVRPKVREVEHANTYPEAWIDQMKRLGIYGLAVPEEFGGTPVSTRCYVLVTQELARGWMSLAGAMGGHTVVAKLLDLFGSDEQKQRFLPQMATGEIRATMALTEPGGGSDLQNMTTTALPSDGGGLAINGAKTWISNARRSGLIALLCKTDPSATPRHRGISVVLVEQGMTGMSVSRDLPKLGYKGVESCELVFEDCRVPASAILGGEPGSGFAQMMKGLETGRIQVASRALGVATAALDDALRYAQDRESFGRPIWQHQAVGHYLADMATKLTAARQLTLYAADRYDSGQRADMEAGMAKLFASEVAMEIALNAVRIHGGYGYSTEYDVERYFRDAPLMIVGEGTNEIQRNVIAAQLVARGGI; translated from the coding sequence TCATCGACCGCGACGTTCGGCCGAAGGTACGCGAGGTCGAACACGCCAACACCTACCCCGAGGCCTGGATCGACCAGATGAAGCGCCTCGGCATCTACGGTCTGGCCGTTCCGGAGGAGTTCGGCGGCACTCCGGTGTCCACGCGCTGCTACGTGTTGGTCACCCAAGAGCTGGCCCGGGGCTGGATGAGTCTGGCCGGCGCGATGGGCGGGCACACCGTGGTGGCCAAACTGCTCGACCTGTTCGGCAGTGACGAGCAGAAGCAACGCTTCCTGCCGCAGATGGCAACCGGCGAGATCCGGGCGACCATGGCGCTGACCGAGCCGGGTGGCGGATCGGATCTGCAGAACATGACGACCACCGCGTTGCCGTCCGACGGCGGCGGACTGGCCATCAACGGCGCCAAGACATGGATCAGCAACGCCCGCCGCTCCGGGCTGATCGCACTGTTGTGCAAGACCGACCCGTCGGCAACACCGCGCCACCGCGGGATCTCGGTGGTGCTGGTCGAGCAGGGAATGACCGGCATGTCGGTGTCGCGCGACCTGCCCAAGCTCGGCTACAAGGGCGTCGAGAGCTGCGAGTTGGTGTTCGAGGATTGCCGGGTGCCGGCCTCGGCCATCCTCGGCGGCGAGCCCGGCAGCGGCTTCGCCCAGATGATGAAAGGCCTGGAGACCGGCCGTATCCAGGTGGCCTCCCGCGCACTCGGGGTCGCCACCGCCGCTCTCGACGACGCGCTGCGCTACGCCCAGGACCGGGAAAGCTTCGGCCGGCCGATCTGGCAGCACCAGGCGGTCGGGCACTACCTGGCCGATATGGCGACGAAACTGACTGCCGCGCGGCAACTCACGTTGTATGCAGCGGATCGCTATGACAGCGGGCAGCGCGCCGACATGGAGGCCGGCATGGCCAAGCTGTTCGCCTCGGAGGTTGCGATGGAGATCGCGCTCAATGCGGTGCGCATCCACGGCGGTTACGGGTATTCCACCGAGTACGACGTCGAACGCTACTTCCGCGACGCACCGCTGATGATCGTCGGCGAGGGCACCAACGAGATCCAGCGCAACGTCATCGCCGCCCAACTCGTGGCCAGGGGCGGCATCTGA